GCGGCCCTACGGGCCTAATCTCACGGAACCAAAACAATCTTTCCATAGGCGCCGGGCTCCAGGACTTCTTTGTGGGCGCGGGCGGCCTCGGCGAGCGGCAGTTCCTTTCCGACCACCGGATGCAGCGTGCCTTTTTCCAAACCGGCCATGAGTCCGGCGTGAATTTCGTTTTCTTCCGCTTCAGTGACACCCCACAAAGTAAACGCGTGAATCGAGGCACGACGTGCCATGAGGTCACGCGGTGAGAGGGTGACGTCGCCGCGGCTGCCAATGACCACCACACGGCCATGTGGTGCAAGCAGCTTCAGGTCCTGGCCGAGGTTTACGTTGGCGAGCATCTCAAGGACGAGATCGACGCCGCGCCCGCCGGTCGCTTTCATGATCTGTTCCAGGTAGCCCGATTGGGTGTGATTAAAGGTATGGTGCGCGCCCTCGCGCCGAACCAGTTCGATCCCCTTCTCCGTGCCCGCTGTGCCCAGGACGACCAGGCCCATGGCGCGCCC
The DNA window shown above is from Terriglobia bacterium and carries:
- a CDS encoding NADPH:quinone reductase, translated to MKAILVHEFGGPEVLKLEEVPTPRPVKGQVLVRIHAAGVNPYDTYMRNGTYAIKPPLPYTPGSDGAGVVDAVGEGVTQVKPGDRVYIARTVTGAYAEYALTLESQVHRLPAEVTYARGAGIWVPYGSAYHAMYQCTRARAGETLLIHGASGGVGIAAIQIGRAMGLVVLGTAGTEKGIELVRREGAHHTFNHTQSGYLEQIMKATGGRGVDLVLEMLANVNLGQDLKLLAPHGRVVVIGSRGDVTLSPRDLMARRASIHAFTLWGVTEAEENEIHAGLMAGLEKGTLHPVVGKELPLAEAARAHKEVLEPGAYGKIVLVP